From the genome of Chelmon rostratus isolate fCheRos1 chromosome 1, fCheRos1.pri, whole genome shotgun sequence, one region includes:
- the LOC121608173 gene encoding intestinal mucin-like protein translates to MHNNHCRSYYKAVYVQHSWKNNISVTVNNHKWNNNSCNIKNICKYDNDETPAVTTGPVTASTTTVVETTTSVPAVTTTGPETTVVTSKPSASTTTTQVPSTSTEGTTATPAETTSEKTTVRVGTTTPFAVTTGPVTTPTTAATSIKALTTTGPETTVGVVTGKPQTTSSATQPSILNATTVVTATVSTGKTAEATTTIGPLTQTLQGSTNVYTTGATTTRPTRATVVSTVSLFIPTPTLCVCIFNGTSHHPGALVYNVTDGLGWCYVGFCNASCKVEVQSSLCSTTPIPSTASTTSGSAPPITTIPTSTSTLPTTPSTTTLDCYDVSPPRKNGDSWKVSNCTTATCINGNVTEIPTPCPTAQPICVNGRQAVKVYDDNGCCPRNECQCVCSAWGGSHHMTFDGKYYSFNETCSYYLVKEIITKYNLTIIVNKAACDPSDSSFCTQALTVMYQSHKVLLTQSRTSGTAAFVVYVNEKRIYTAYKDSVLHLTGTDMVITLEIPMINTKVVYTNSSFTIDIPYSLFHDNTEGQCGTCDNSQSNDCRFPNGQVESCSLSAVQWLVPGTPCVTTTTPPTTTTAPRATSKPTYSITKSVCESTYCDLLSSSVFEPCHKLIPPDNFKSSCVSDNCNNNNTCSSLEAYATECSKAGVCIDWRNATNGQCEHKCPDSKVYLACGHAVETTCNCRYNEKFQAGSKTSTMEGCFCPQGTVLFNSVYNKCVPSCDCVGPDGKPKQYGETWTSGCKTCVCDKDSMSIQCQPVQCPLSQSPNCSEPCQQLVNKTDGCCTTQSCECNLNQCPTPITCNLGFRLNVTNGTCCQSHKCVPKGVCVYDMTEYKPGARIPTPETTSEPPLKAPPKAREATLEATTEESFTPGPCQECYCGPQMDPTTQLNQITCKPIVCNTSCSEGYEYQTIPGRCCGMCVQRSCFFTTPDNTTHIIEVNNTFVPANDRCVQYTCEKISGVPMTKEIQTTCPPFNSLNCKPGTETTDANGCCKTCRLRGICQVQSKQVVIMVNDCKSKQPVNMTSCAGHCGSSSEYSAKANTTVRQCECCQEATTSQKQVELYCSSGAKVQYSYTVVETCGCSKAKCGAGTTANPRGKT, encoded by the exons cacctgcagtcaccactggcccagtgacagcctctaccacaactgttgttgaaacgacaacgtcagtgccagctgtcacaacaacaggcccagaaacaacagttgtcacatcaaaaccttCTGCTAGCACCACAACTACTCAGGTACCATCAACGTCAACAGAAGGTACTACAGCTACACCTGCTGAAACcacatcagaaaaaacaactgTCAGGGTTGGAACAACAACACCATTTGCtgtcaccactggcccagtgacaaCCCCTACCACAGCTGCGACCTCAATAAAAGCactcacaacaacaggcccagaaacaacagttggTGTTGTCACAGGGAAGCCACAAACTACAAGTTCCGCTACTCAGCCCTCCATTTTGAATGCAACAACTGTTGTGACTGCAACTGTGTCTacaggaaaaacagctgaagctaCAACTACAATTGGccctctcacacagacacttcaaGGCAGTACAAATGTTTACACAACTGGCGCAACCACTACCCGACCAACCAGAGCCACGGTTGTTTCAACAGTATCATTGTTCATCCCAACTCCAACATTATGTGTCTGCATTTTCAATGGAACTTCACATCATCCTG GGGCTTTGGTGTACAATGTCACTGATGGCTTAGGGTGGTGTTATGTTGGATTTTGCAATGCATCTTGCAAAGTTGAGGTACAATCCAGTTTATGTTCCACAACACCGATACCCAGCACAGCCAGCACAACTTCAGGCTCAGCTCCTCCTATCACAACTATTCCTACATCGACTTCCACCCTTCCAACAACCCCATCTACAACTACTCTGGACTGCTATGATGTGTCTCCACCCAGAAAG AATGGAGACTCCTGGAAGGTGAGCAATTGCACCACTGCCACTTGTATTAATGGCAACGTCACAGAGATACCGACTCCCTGTCCCACAGCACAACCCATCTGTGTTAATGGACGCCAAGCTGTCAAGGTCTATGATGATAACGGATGCTGTCCCCGCAATGAATGTCAAT gtGTATGCAGTGCCTGGGGTGGATCCCACCACATGACATTTGATGGAAAATACTACAGTTTCAACGAGACATGCTCTTACTACCTGGTCAAAGAGATAATTACTAAATATAACCTAACCATTATAGTAAATAAAGCTGCCTGTGATCCTTCAGACAGCTCATTCTGTACACAGGCTCTCACTGTTATGTACCAATCCCACAAGGTCCTTTTGACTCAGTCAAGAACTTCAGGAACAGCAGCTTTTGTG GTGTATGTGAATGAAAAACGGATCTATACTGCCTACAAAGATTCTGtcctgcacctcactggcacaGATATGGTGATCACATTGGAGATACCGATGATCAACACAAAAGTGGTTTATACGAACTCTTCTTTCACCATTGACATTCCTTATTCCCTCTTCCATGATAACACTGAGGGGCAGTGTG GGACTTGTGACAACTCCCAGAGCAACGACTGCCGTTTTCCAAATGGCCAGGTGGAAAGCTGCTCACTGTCGGCAGTCCAATGGCTTGTCCCAGGTACACCCTGTGTCACCACCACAACCCCACCAACTACTACGACAGCACCCAGGGCCACCTCAAAACCAACATACTCAATAACCAAGTCTGTTTGCGAATCTACCTACTGTGATCTGCTGTCCAGCAG TGTATTTGAGCCGTGCCACAAACTCATACCTCCAGACAATTTTAAAAgctcctgtgtgtctgacaattgcaataacaacaacacctgctccAGCCTGGAGGCTTATGCCACTGAGTGCTCTAAGGCAGGAGTCTGTATCGACTGGAGGAATGCTACCAATGGGCAGTGTG AGCACAAGTGTCCAGACAGCAAAGTGTACCTGGCCTGTGGCCACGCTGTAGAGACTACATGCAATTGCAG ATACAACGAGAAGTTCCAGGCAGGTAGCAAGACATCCACTATGGAGGGTTGCTTCTGTCCTCAAGGCACCGTCTTATTCAACTCAGTCTATAACAAGTGTGTTCCCTCTTGCG ACTGTGTTGGACCTGATGGCAAACCCAAACAG TATGGTGAAACATGGACGAGTGGCTgcaaaacctgtgtgtgtgacaaggaTTCCATGAGCATCCAGTGCCAGCCTGTTCAGTGCCCACTGTCTCAGAGCCCCAACTGCAGCGAGCCTTGCCAGCAGCTGGTCAACAAGACAGATGGCTGCTGCACAACACAGTCGTGTG AATGCAACTTAAACCAGTGTCCCACTCCTATCACCTGCAATCTGGGCTTCCGACTCAACGTCACCAACGGCACCTGCTGCCAGTCTCACAAGTGTG TTCCTAAAGGTGTATGTGTCTATGACATGACTGAGTACAAG CCTGGTGCCAGGATACCAACACCAGAAACAACATCAGAGCCACCTTTAAAAGCACCACCAAAAGCCAGAGAAGCAACATTGGAAGCAACGACAGAGGAGTCTTTTACACCTGGGCCCTGCCAGGAGTGTTACTGTGGCCCCCAAATGGATCCCACCACCCAGCTGAATCAAATCACCTGCAAACCTATCGTATGCAACACAAGCTGCTCCGAA GGTTATGAATATCAGACCATACCTGGCAGGTGCTGTGGGATGTGTGTTCAGAGGAGCTGTTTTTTCACTACTCctgacaacacaacacatatcATTGAG GTCAACAACACTTTTGTACCCGCAAATGACAGGTGTGTGCAGTACACCTGTGAGAAGATCAGCGGAGTACCTATGACCAAGGAGATTCAAACCACTTGTCCTCCCTTTAACTCCTTGAACTGTAAACCT GGCACAGAGACAACTGATGCTAATGGATGCTGCAAAACCT GCCGGCTGCGGGGCATCTGTCAGGTCCAGAGTAAACAGGTTGTCATCATGGTCAATGACTGCAAAAGCAAGCAGCCCGTCAACATGACATCCTGCGCTGGACACTGTGGAAGCTCGTCCGA ataTTCTGCAAAAGCCAACACGACAGTGCGCCAGTGTGAGTGTTGCCAAGAAGCCACCACCAGCCAGAAGCAGGTGGAGCTCTACTGCAGCAGCGGTGCCAAGGTCCAGTACAGCTACACAGTGGTGGAGACATGTGGCTGCAGCAAAGCAAAATGTGGGGCAGGGACAACAGCCAACCCACGGGGCAAAACATGA